TCTGCTGAGACTCAAAAGTTCTTAGATTGGATGGTAGCAGACGAAGCGCAGAAGCTCGTTGATGCAAAGGGCTACATCTCAGTTAACTAAGTTTAACCAATTGTAATGATTGCTCAGTCCGCTAATCTTTAGGGCTGAGCCTTTTCCTTTTCCATATCGAATAAATCGAAATGTGAGAGTTTTATATGACCATCGCGACTAATAGTGAAGAGCTTATGCCAAGCGTTAAATCAAACGGTTTACGTACAAAAAAAGGTGTTGATTGGAAAGAACGTATTTTCCATGGCTTATTCTTAACCAGTGCAATTATTGGTACTTTATCCCTTGCAGTGATCGGCTATTCCATCATTGTAGAAAGTATTCCCGCTTTCCAAGCTGCCGGTGTTTCAGGCATTGTACTTGGAACAAATTGGCTACCACCAGCGCTTTACGGCGTATTGACGATGATTGTCGCTTCAGTGGTTTCCACTTTCGGTGCAGTGATTGTAGGTGTACCAATTGGTGTGCTAACAGCGATTTTTATTGCTGAAATAGCCCCCAAAAAATTAGCGGATATCATTCGTCCAGCGGTTGAACTGCTCGCTGGTATCCCTTCCGTTGTATACGGATTCTTTGGTCTAGTCATTATTGTGCCATTGATACAAAACGTATTTGATGTGCCAGCAGGTAATACTATTTTGGCTGGTATTATCGTTCTAGGTATTATGATTTTACCGACAGTAATAACGGTTTCCGAAACATCCATTAGAGCGGTACCTCATTCATATAAAGAGGGCTCTTTGGCATTGGGGGCTTCACGCATCTTTACCATTTTTAAGCTGCTTGTCCCTGCTGCTCGTTCCGGCATTATGACCGGTGTTATCTTAGGTATTGGTCGTGCT
The DNA window shown above is from Vibrio algarum and carries:
- the pstC gene encoding phosphate ABC transporter permease subunit PstC — translated: MTIATNSEELMPSVKSNGLRTKKGVDWKERIFHGLFLTSAIIGTLSLAVIGYSIIVESIPAFQAAGVSGIVLGTNWLPPALYGVLTMIVASVVSTFGAVIVGVPIGVLTAIFIAEIAPKKLADIIRPAVELLAGIPSVVYGFFGLVIIVPLIQNVFDVPAGNTILAGIIVLGIMILPTVITVSETSIRAVPHSYKEGSLALGASRIFTIFKLLVPAARSGIMTGVILGIGRALGETMAIIMVMGNAPAMPEGILDAARTLTANIAIEMSYASGIHASALYATGVVLLVFIMLLNAALLYLNRERAK